One window of the Granulicella arctica genome contains the following:
- a CDS encoding response regulator, whose amino-acid sequence MSSVSEEGRVITILSIDDHPAFREGLAAILHTQNDMRLIAQASSAREGIATYEIHRPSVTLMDVRLPDLSGIEALIAIRASHPSARVLMLSTSEGDASITRSLTAGARGYVLKTMQPNEMLDAIREVHAGRKIIPPSVAVQLATHMADQQLTLREAQILKCVAAGNSNCEIGKLLFISEQTVKAHLRHIMDKLSASDRAHSVAIAVRRGFLDL is encoded by the coding sequence ATGTCATCAGTGAGCGAAGAGGGCCGGGTAATAACTATTCTCAGCATCGACGATCACCCGGCTTTCCGGGAAGGACTCGCGGCGATTCTGCATACGCAGAACGATATGCGGCTCATTGCCCAAGCCTCTTCCGCTCGTGAGGGAATTGCCACATACGAGATCCATCGGCCCAGTGTCACGTTAATGGATGTTCGTTTGCCTGACCTCTCCGGTATTGAAGCACTGATCGCCATACGCGCTTCTCATCCGAGTGCGCGGGTGCTCATGCTTTCTACGTCGGAAGGTGATGCAAGCATTACCAGATCACTGACCGCTGGAGCCCGCGGCTACGTCTTGAAAACAATGCAGCCCAATGAAATGCTTGATGCCATTCGTGAAGTACACGCAGGCCGTAAGATAATCCCACCTTCTGTTGCCGTCCAGCTTGCGACGCATATGGCTGACCAACAGCTTACCTTGCGTGAAGCGCAGATCTTGAAATGTGTCGCAGCTGGGAACAGTAACTGTGAGATAGGCAAGCTACTTTTCATCAGCGAACAGACCGTAAAAGCACATCTACGTCACATTATGGATAAGCTGAGTGCGAGCGATCGAGCGCATTCCGTAGCCATCGCTGTACGCCGCGGTTTTTTGGATCTCTGA